From Phaeocystidibacter marisrubri, the proteins below share one genomic window:
- a CDS encoding aconitate hydratase has product MVFDLDMIRAYYAGMPAKIEAARKVLGRPMTLAEKILYTHLWSGEATEAFERGNSYVEFAPDRVAMQDATAQMALLQFMQAGKTKVAVPSTAHADHLIQARLGATKDLQEGINKNNEVFNFLSSVCDKYGIGFWKPGAGIIHQVVLENYAFPGGMMIGTDSHTVNAGGLGMVAVGVGGADAVDVMAGMAWELKFPKLIGVKLTGKLNGWTAPKDVILKVAEILTVKGGTGCIVEYFGEGAESMSCTGKGTICNMGAEIGATTSTFGYDDSMRRYLNATGRSEVVELADQVAEHLTGDNEVYSNPEKYFDQVIEIDLDTLMPHLNGPFTPDLATEVGSMTEKAEANDWPLDVEWGLIGSCTNSSYEDLSRAASIAKQAVDKGLKTKAQFGINPGSEQVRYTAERDGLLKHFEDLDATIFTNACGPCIGQWGRYSDPKNAPKNSIVHSFNRNFAKRADGNPNTHAFVASPEMVAAIAISGRLDFNPITDTLVNKDGIEVKLDPPHGEELPTKGFAVEDNGYQAPAEDGSKVEVIVNPESSRLQLLTPFEPWDGKNITGAKLLIKAEGKCTTDHISMAGPWLRYRGHLDNISNNCLIGAVNAFGGATNEVVNQLTGEKSEVPAAARAYKAAGIPTIVVGDHNYGEGSSREHAAMEPRHLGVRAVIVKSFARIHETNLKKQGMLGLTFANEEDYDKVREDDTFNFVDLESFAPGVQLTLEIVHADGSKDDVKLNHTYNEQQIGWFKAGSALNLIKKQNNS; this is encoded by the coding sequence ATGGTATTTGATCTAGACATGATCCGCGCTTATTATGCAGGTATGCCTGCAAAGATTGAAGCAGCGCGCAAAGTCCTTGGTCGCCCTATGACCCTGGCTGAAAAGATATTGTATACCCACTTATGGAGCGGAGAAGCTACAGAAGCCTTTGAGAGAGGTAACTCTTATGTAGAGTTTGCTCCAGACCGTGTTGCCATGCAGGATGCGACCGCCCAGATGGCATTGTTGCAGTTCATGCAGGCGGGTAAAACGAAAGTAGCAGTTCCTTCTACAGCTCACGCTGATCACCTTATTCAAGCGAGATTAGGCGCAACTAAAGACTTACAAGAAGGTATCAACAAGAACAATGAAGTATTCAACTTCTTGAGTTCTGTTTGTGATAAATACGGAATTGGCTTCTGGAAGCCAGGTGCAGGTATCATTCACCAAGTAGTATTAGAGAACTATGCCTTCCCTGGAGGTATGATGATCGGTACCGATTCTCACACTGTGAATGCAGGCGGTTTGGGTATGGTTGCTGTTGGTGTAGGTGGTGCTGACGCCGTAGACGTAATGGCCGGAATGGCTTGGGAATTGAAGTTCCCTAAACTCATCGGTGTAAAATTGACCGGGAAGTTGAACGGTTGGACAGCGCCGAAGGATGTGATCCTAAAGGTGGCTGAAATCCTAACGGTTAAAGGCGGTACAGGTTGTATCGTTGAGTACTTCGGAGAAGGAGCTGAATCTATGTCATGTACCGGTAAGGGTACCATCTGTAACATGGGTGCTGAAATTGGTGCCACCACTTCAACCTTTGGTTACGACGACTCCATGAGACGTTACTTGAACGCTACAGGTAGATCTGAAGTGGTTGAGTTGGCCGATCAAGTTGCTGAGCACCTTACAGGCGATAATGAGGTTTACTCTAACCCTGAAAAGTACTTCGATCAAGTCATCGAAATTGATCTCGATACTTTGATGCCACACTTGAACGGTCCGTTTACTCCAGATTTGGCTACAGAAGTAGGTTCAATGACAGAGAAAGCTGAGGCTAACGATTGGCCATTGGACGTAGAATGGGGATTGATTGGTTCTTGTACGAACTCTTCTTACGAGGATTTGTCCAGAGCTGCTTCTATCGCTAAGCAAGCCGTTGATAAAGGTTTGAAGACTAAAGCACAATTCGGTATCAACCCGGGTTCTGAGCAAGTGAGATACACCGCAGAAAGAGATGGTCTTTTGAAGCATTTCGAAGATCTCGACGCTACTATCTTCACCAATGCATGTGGACCTTGTATCGGTCAGTGGGGTCGTTACAGTGATCCTAAAAATGCTCCTAAAAACTCCATCGTTCACTCTTTCAACAGAAACTTTGCGAAGAGAGCGGATGGTAACCCAAATACACATGCTTTCGTAGCCTCTCCTGAAATGGTGGCTGCCATTGCAATTTCAGGTAGATTGGACTTTAACCCAATTACCGATACCCTCGTTAACAAAGACGGGATAGAGGTTAAGCTTGATCCACCACATGGTGAAGAGCTTCCTACAAAAGGTTTTGCGGTTGAAGACAACGGATACCAAGCTCCAGCAGAAGATGGTTCTAAGGTTGAAGTTATCGTGAACCCAGAATCTAGCCGCTTGCAATTGTTGACTCCTTTTGAACCTTGGGATGGCAAGAACATCACAGGTGCGAAGTTGTTGATTAAAGCAGAAGGTAAGTGTACAACTGACCACATCTCTATGGCAGGTCCATGGTTGAGATACAGAGGTCACCTTGACAATATTTCCAATAACTGTTTGATCGGTGCTGTTAACGCATTTGGCGGAGCAACCAACGAAGTTGTGAATCAATTGACAGGTGAGAAGTCAGAAGTTCCTGCAGCAGCAAGAGCTTACAAAGCTGCCGGTATTCCTACGATTGTTGTGGGTGATCACAACTACGGTGAAGGTTCTTCCAGAGAGCACGCTGCTATGGAGCCTCGTCACCTAGGTGTAAGAGCGGTAATCGTGAAATCGTTTGCTCGTATCCACGAAACCAACTTGAAAAAGCAAGGTATGTTGGGCTTGACGTTTGCGAACGAAGAGGATTACGACAAGGTAAGAGAAGACGATACCTTCAACTTTGTAGATCTTGAATCGTTTGCTCCAGGTGTGCAGTTGACTCTTGAAATTGTTCACGCTGACGGTTCTAAAGACGATGTGAAGTTGAATCACACCTACAATGAACAACAGATTGGTTGGTTCAAGGCAGGTTCAGCCCTTAACTTGATTAAGAAGCAGAACAACTCGTAA
- a CDS encoding DUF6095 family protein: MLAFFYAALFLDNSDICKMATDKNKLMKGINIMAIAFPFYFFGPAFYYWKGAPELQQGNWWWAGVAIVLMFVAVGLTIRALSIILDAFFDK; the protein is encoded by the coding sequence ATGCTCGCGTTTTTTTATGCAGCACTCTTTCTAGATAATTCCGACATTTGTAAAATGGCTACAGACAAGAACAAGTTGATGAAAGGGATCAATATCATGGCAATCGCCTTCCCTTTTTATTTCTTCGGACCTGCATTCTATTATTGGAAAGGAGCACCTGAGCTGCAGCAAGGAAACTGGTGGTGGGCTGGAGTTGCTATTGTCCTCATGTTTGTCGCAGTAGGACTGACTATCAGAGCCTTGTCCATCATCTTAGACGCTTTCTTCGATAAATAG